In Cupriavidus basilensis, one genomic interval encodes:
- the folP gene encoding dihydropteroate synthase produces the protein MGILNVTPDSFSDGGQHAGRDAALRHAERMIAEGVDIIDIGGESSRPGSAALPLDEELARVLPMVEALRDCGRPLSIDTYKPEVMRAALAAGADLINDIWGFRMPGAVEAVSEAQAGQAGLCVMHMQRDPQTMQEQPQYEDVVQEVAGFLRERVDALRAAGVAESRITLDPGFGFGKTPDHNLRLLGQLPQLAVDGLPLLVGLSRKSTLGAILDGRPPQQRIAASLAAAVCAAERGAYIVRVHDVEQTVDALKVWWAIRHETIAC, from the coding sequence ATGGGCATCCTGAACGTCACCCCCGATTCCTTTTCCGATGGCGGCCAGCATGCTGGCCGCGATGCCGCCTTGCGCCATGCCGAGCGCATGATTGCCGAGGGCGTGGACATCATTGATATTGGCGGCGAGTCCAGCCGGCCGGGGTCGGCGGCATTGCCGCTGGACGAGGAGCTGGCACGCGTACTGCCGATGGTCGAGGCGCTGCGCGACTGTGGCCGGCCGCTCTCCATCGATACCTACAAGCCGGAAGTCATGCGCGCGGCGCTGGCTGCCGGGGCGGACCTGATCAATGACATCTGGGGCTTTCGCATGCCTGGCGCCGTCGAGGCGGTGAGCGAGGCGCAGGCGGGGCAGGCCGGACTCTGTGTGATGCATATGCAGCGCGATCCGCAGACCATGCAGGAGCAACCCCAGTACGAGGATGTGGTGCAAGAGGTGGCTGGTTTCCTGCGCGAGCGGGTGGACGCGCTGCGCGCTGCCGGCGTGGCTGAAAGCCGCATCACGCTCGATCCGGGCTTTGGCTTTGGCAAGACGCCGGATCATAATCTGCGGTTGCTGGGCCAGTTGCCGCAACTGGCGGTGGACGGCCTGCCCTTGCTGGTTGGCCTGTCGCGCAAGTCGACGCTCGGCGCGATCCTGGATGGGCGGCCGCCGCAGCAGCGGATCGCCGCCAGCCTGGCAGCGGCGGTATGCGCCGCGGAACGCGGGGCGTATATCGTGCGTGTGCACGACGTGGAACAAACTGTGGATGCGCTCAAGGTCTGGTGGGCCATCCGTCATGAAACTATTGCCTGTTAA
- the ftsH gene encoding ATP-dependent zinc metalloprotease FtsH translates to MNNNLFQKAAIWLVIALVLFTVFKQFDKPRTQEGVTYSQFMDDAKAGKVGRVDVQGRNLVVTPKEGQKYTIISPGDIWMVGDLMKFGVQVTGKADDEPNMLVQALYYLGPTLLIIVFWFYMMRQMQGGGKGGAFSFGKSRARLIDENQNAVTFQDVAGCDESKEEVIELVDFLKDPQKFQKLGGRIPRGVLLVGPPGTGKTLLARAIAGEAKVPFFSISGSDFVEMFVGVGAARVRDMFENAKKQAPCIVFIDEIDAVGRHRGAGMGGGNDEREQTLNQMLVEMDGFEANSGVIVIAATNRSDVLDKALLRPGRFDRQVYVGLPDIRGREQILKVHMRKVPIGNDVDASVIARGTPGFSGADLANLVNEAALFAARRSKRVVDMQDFEDAKDKIYMGPERKSTVMREEERRATAYHESGHAVVAKLLPKADPVHKVTIMPRGWALGVTWQLPEHDKYSKYKDNMLDEIAILFGGRAAEEVFLNAMSTGASNDFERATKTARDMVTRFGMSDTLGTMVYVDTEQDGMFGKMSSKTVSEATQVKVDAEIRRIVDEQYGLAKRLLEENRDKVEAMTAALMEWETIDADQVNDIMAGKPPRPPRGASSQNGGGNTPSGGSPVAPTNAPATA, encoded by the coding sequence TTGAATAACAACCTGTTTCAAAAGGCGGCAATCTGGCTCGTGATCGCGCTGGTGTTGTTTACCGTCTTCAAGCAGTTCGACAAGCCCCGCACGCAGGAAGGCGTCACCTATTCGCAGTTCATGGATGATGCCAAGGCCGGCAAGGTGGGCCGGGTTGACGTGCAAGGCCGCAATCTGGTGGTGACGCCCAAGGAAGGGCAGAAGTACACCATCATTTCGCCGGGCGATATCTGGATGGTTGGCGACCTGATGAAGTTCGGCGTCCAGGTTACCGGCAAGGCAGACGACGAGCCCAACATGCTGGTGCAGGCCCTGTATTACCTTGGGCCCACCCTGCTGATCATCGTGTTCTGGTTCTACATGATGCGGCAGATGCAGGGCGGCGGGAAAGGCGGTGCCTTCTCGTTCGGCAAGTCGCGCGCGCGCCTGATCGATGAAAACCAGAATGCAGTCACTTTCCAGGATGTCGCCGGTTGCGACGAATCCAAGGAAGAAGTGATCGAACTGGTGGACTTCCTCAAGGATCCGCAGAAATTCCAGAAGCTGGGCGGCCGTATCCCGCGCGGTGTGCTGCTGGTTGGCCCTCCGGGCACCGGCAAGACGCTGCTGGCGCGTGCCATCGCCGGCGAAGCCAAGGTGCCGTTCTTCAGCATCTCCGGCTCGGACTTCGTTGAAATGTTCGTCGGCGTGGGCGCGGCCCGTGTCCGCGACATGTTCGAGAATGCCAAGAAGCAGGCGCCCTGCATCGTCTTCATCGACGAAATCGATGCGGTCGGCCGTCACCGCGGCGCCGGCATGGGCGGTGGCAACGACGAGCGCGAGCAGACCCTCAACCAGATGCTGGTGGAGATGGACGGTTTCGAGGCCAACTCGGGCGTCATCGTGATCGCCGCGACCAACCGTTCGGACGTCCTGGACAAGGCGCTGCTGCGCCCGGGCCGTTTCGACCGTCAGGTGTATGTCGGCCTGCCCGACATCCGCGGCCGCGAGCAGATCCTCAAGGTCCACATGCGCAAGGTGCCGATCGGCAACGACGTCGACGCCTCGGTGATCGCACGTGGTACCCCGGGCTTCTCCGGCGCCGACCTGGCCAACCTGGTCAACGAGGCCGCACTGTTCGCCGCCCGCCGCAGCAAGCGCGTGGTCGACATGCAGGACTTCGAGGACGCCAAGGACAAGATCTACATGGGCCCGGAACGCAAGTCCACGGTCATGCGCGAGGAAGAACGCCGCGCAACCGCGTACCACGAGTCCGGTCATGCAGTGGTGGCCAAGCTGCTGCCCAAGGCGGATCCGGTGCACAAGGTCACCATCATGCCTCGTGGCTGGGCACTGGGCGTGACCTGGCAGCTGCCGGAGCACGACAAGTACTCGAAGTACAAGGACAACATGCTTGACGAGATCGCCATCCTGTTTGGCGGCCGCGCGGCGGAAGAGGTCTTCCTCAACGCCATGAGCACCGGTGCTTCCAATGACTTCGAGCGCGCTACCAAGACGGCTCGCGACATGGTCACCCGCTTCGGCATGAGCGACACCCTGGGTACCATGGTGTACGTGGATACCGAGCAGGATGGCATGTTCGGCAAGATGTCCTCCAAGACGGTGTCGGAAGCTACCCAGGTCAAGGTCGATGCGGAAATCCGCCGCATCGTCGACGAGCAATATGGCCTGGCAAAGCGCCTGCTCGAAGAAAACCGCGACAAGGTCGAAGCCATGACTGCGGCCCTCATGGAATGGGAAACCATCGATGCGGACCAGGTCAACGACATCATGGCGGGCAAGCCGCCGCGGCCGCCGCGTGGTGCGTCCAGCCAGAACGGTGGTGGCAACACCCCGTCGGGTGGCTCGCCGGTGGCCCCGACCAACGCTCCGGCCACGGCCTGA
- a CDS encoding RlmE family RNA methyltransferase — protein sequence MAKNKFNQAWLHDHINDPYVKLAQREGYRARAAYKLKEIDEQDKLIRPGQVIVDLGAAPGSWSQYARNKLAASTRAKDGGIDGAVIAIDLLPMEAVADVTFIQGDFREEEVFRQLEEIVLQASGGAKIDLVLSDMAPNLSGVAFADAARIDYLCDLALEFAQAHLKPEGSLLVKCFHGSGYSQIVEKFKRQFKVVAKRKPKASRDKSSETFILGRFLKSAG from the coding sequence ATGGCCAAGAACAAATTCAATCAGGCGTGGTTGCACGACCATATCAACGATCCCTACGTCAAATTGGCGCAGCGCGAGGGCTACCGAGCCCGCGCAGCGTATAAGCTGAAGGAGATCGACGAGCAGGACAAGCTGATCCGCCCCGGCCAGGTCATTGTCGACCTCGGCGCGGCCCCCGGCAGCTGGAGCCAGTACGCCCGCAACAAGCTGGCGGCATCTACGCGCGCCAAGGACGGCGGCATCGACGGCGCGGTGATTGCCATCGACCTGTTGCCGATGGAAGCTGTCGCCGACGTCACATTTATTCAGGGTGACTTCCGCGAGGAGGAGGTTTTCCGGCAGTTGGAGGAAATCGTGCTGCAGGCGTCCGGCGGCGCGAAGATTGATCTTGTTTTGTCGGACATGGCCCCCAATTTGTCCGGTGTAGCCTTTGCCGATGCGGCCCGTATCGATTACTTATGTGACCTGGCGCTGGAATTTGCCCAGGCCCATCTGAAGCCGGAGGGCTCATTGCTGGTAAAGTGTTTCCATGGCAGCGGCTACAGCCAGATCGTGGAGAAGTTCAAACGCCAGTTCAAGGTGGTCGCCAAACGCAAGCCCAAGGCGTCACGCGATAAGTCTTCCGAGACCTTCATTCTTGGGCGTTTCCTCAAGTCGGCGGGGTGA
- a CDS encoding YhbY family RNA-binding protein yields MPALQLIPAQRSELRSRAHGLNPVVMIGGEGLTRPVLAEIDRSLASHDLIKIRVFGDDRESRIAMYETICEDLDAAPIQHIGKLLVVWRPGPAVLKENRPQELGRLAPRGGAAPRTVTVKKPSAAPNRRPKRSQVTVLGNERVTAGGNVKRARVRPTSQKKKALD; encoded by the coding sequence ATGCCCGCTCTTCAACTTATTCCCGCCCAGCGTTCAGAACTCCGCTCCCGTGCCCATGGCCTCAATCCGGTCGTGATGATCGGCGGCGAAGGTCTGACGCGTCCCGTCCTGGCCGAAATCGACCGTAGCCTGGCGTCTCACGACCTGATCAAGATCCGCGTGTTCGGCGACGACCGCGAAAGCCGCATCGCCATGTACGAAACCATCTGCGAAGATCTGGACGCCGCTCCGATCCAGCATATCGGCAAGCTGCTGGTGGTATGGCGCCCGGGTCCGGCCGTCCTGAAGGAAAATCGCCCGCAGGAACTGGGCCGCCTGGCCCCGCGGGGCGGCGCCGCCCCGCGCACTGTCACGGTCAAGAAGCCTAGCGCCGCGCCCAACCGGCGCCCCAAGCGCTCGCAAGTGACGGTGCTGGGCAATGAACGCGTCACCGCCGGCGGCAACGTCAAGCGCGCGCGCGTCCGCCCGACCAGCCAGAAGAAGAAAGCGCTCGACTAA
- a CDS encoding DUF4149 domain-containing protein produces the protein MFSSSYSSLPPLPHRIFLLLTVVWAGSLWTVGYMVAPTLFSVLPSRETAGLIAGQLFRTEAILGVVVGVLQLALCNLMIRRGAGRYRGLRWLVLGMLLCVLAGYFGIQPFMENLKEKATALGVGVSESPYKGQFGMLHGVSSVFYLVHSLLALVTVWRAAAPRSAGE, from the coding sequence GTGTTCTCTTCTTCCTATTCGAGCCTGCCGCCGCTGCCGCATCGGATCTTCCTGCTGCTGACCGTGGTCTGGGCCGGCAGTCTGTGGACAGTGGGCTACATGGTGGCCCCGACGTTGTTTTCCGTGCTGCCCAGCCGCGAGACGGCAGGCTTGATCGCCGGGCAGCTGTTCCGGACCGAGGCCATCCTGGGCGTGGTGGTCGGTGTGCTGCAGCTAGCGCTGTGCAACCTGATGATTCGTCGTGGCGCGGGACGCTACCGCGGCCTGCGCTGGCTTGTGCTGGGCATGTTGCTGTGCGTGCTGGCGGGGTATTTCGGTATCCAGCCCTTCATGGAAAACCTGAAGGAGAAGGCAACGGCGCTTGGCGTGGGCGTGTCCGAGTCGCCCTATAAAGGGCAATTCGGCATGCTGCATGGCGTGTCCAGCGTGTTCTACCTGGTGCACAGCTTGCTGGCGCTGGTCACCGTGTGGCGCGCAGCGGCGCCGCGCTCGGCTGGCGAGTGA
- the greA gene encoding transcription elongation factor GreA, giving the protein MSIPITKRGAELLKEELQRLKAVERPAVINAISEARAQGDLSENAEYDAAKEKQAFIEGRIIEVESKLSAAQVIDPTQLDTDGRIVFGATVDLEDLESGKPVSYQIVGDDEADLDSGKISVSSPIARALIGKFEGDVAIVLAPGGEREYEVITVRYV; this is encoded by the coding sequence ATGAGCATTCCGATTACCAAGCGCGGTGCCGAGCTGCTGAAAGAGGAACTGCAGCGCCTGAAGGCCGTCGAACGTCCCGCCGTGATCAACGCCATTTCCGAAGCACGTGCGCAAGGCGACCTCTCCGAGAATGCCGAATACGATGCCGCCAAGGAAAAGCAGGCCTTTATCGAAGGCCGGATCATCGAGGTGGAGTCCAAGCTGTCGGCGGCGCAGGTCATCGACCCGACCCAGCTCGATACGGATGGCCGCATCGTGTTTGGCGCGACCGTCGACCTCGAAGACCTGGAATCGGGCAAGCCCGTGAGCTACCAGATCGTCGGCGACGACGAGGCCGACCTGGATAGCGGCAAGATTTCCGTCAGCTCGCCGATCGCGCGTGCGCTGATCGGCAAGTTCGAGGGCGATGTGGCGATCGTGCTGGCCCCTGGCGGCGAGCGCGAATACGAAGTCATCACGGTTCGCTACGTCTGA